A genomic window from Gossypium hirsutum isolate 1008001.06 chromosome D10, Gossypium_hirsutum_v2.1, whole genome shotgun sequence includes:
- the LOC107931826 gene encoding putative ABC transporter C family member 15 yields the protein MVLQDQDVSTSFFSANLKFLQFQVTWMQLISPCFWEEVCIILQLGFVGIILLPLVQKIASKTSRNIAAQASKDYPIVAKVSLSYRASIVCSSLMLCIHVLKLLMLLYSMNDTRCNSKLEAYSSEIVPVISWAVTIIVVCLVPKRKHIRFLWILRTWWAFSFFFSITSTVLDTYLKTEEHGYLKMIDYANFISLLPSFILLIISIRGKTGLIFIDSHNIAEPLLSGKTDKDSNKKRGSPYGKATLFQLITFSWLNQLFSVGIKKTLEEDDIPDVDVKDSAEFSSFAFDQNLKQVREKDGSTNPSIYKAIFLFIRKKAAINAMFAVISAGASYVGPYLIDDFVNFLAEKKTRDIKSGYVLALAFLGAKMVETIAQRQWIFGARQLGLRLRASLISCIYKKGLVLSSPSRQSHTSGEIINYMSVDIQRFTDFIWYLNIIWMLPIQISLAIYILHTSLGLGSLAALAATLIVMSCNIPIARIQKRYQSKIMDAKDDRMKATSEVLRSMKTIKLQAWDSQFLHKLESLRKVEYKWLWKSLRLAATSAFIFWGSPTFISVVTFGACMLMGIQLTAGRVLSALATFRMLQDPIFNLPDLLSVIAQAKVSADRVASYLQEEEIQQEAVEHVPRDQTSFDVEVDNGKFSWDPESTNPTLNGVQLRVKRGMKVAICGAVGSGKSSLLSCILGEIEKLSGTVKVSGTKAYVPQSPWILTGNIRENILFGNPYDNNKYDRTVKACALTKDFELFACGDLTEIGERGINMSGGQKQRIQIARAVYQDADIYLLDDPFSAVDAHTGTQLFEDCLMGILKDKTVLYVTHQVEFLPAADIILVMQNGRIAQAGTFDELLKQNIGFGNLVGAHKKALESVVTVENSSKTCQDLGSDGESDTDLTSNAQQLQQKHGSDRLHPQEITENGGKLVQDEEREKGSIGKEVYWSYITTVKGGFLIPIILLAQSSFQVLQIASNYWMAWASPPTSETEPTLGMKFVLLVYSLLAVGSSLCVLVRAMLVAVTGLWTAQTLFINMLHSVLRAPMAFFDSTPAGRILNRASTDQSVLDLEMASRLGWCAFSIIQILGTIAVMSQVAWEVFVIFIPVTAICLWYQQYYIPTARELARLAGIQRAPILHHFAESLAGAAAIRAFDQENRFINANLGLIDNHSRPWFHNVSAMEWLSFRLNLLSNFVFAFSLVVLVSLPDGIINPSIAGLAVTYGINLNVQQASVIWNICNAENKMISVERILQYSNLASESALEIEECRPHNNWPEVGTICFRNLEIRYAEHLPSVLKNISCTFPGRKKIGVVGRTGSGKSTLIQAIFRIVEPREGSIIIDNVDICKIGLHDLRSRLSIIPQDPTMFEGTVRGNLDPLVQYSDNEVWEALDKCQLGEIVRAKEEKLDATVIENGENWSVGQRQLFCLGRALLKKSSILVLDEATASVDSATDGVIQKIIDQEFKDRTVVTIAHRIHTVIDSDLILVLSDGRVAEFESPAKLLEREDSLFSKLIREYSMRSKTFQQLKKSA from the exons ATGGTTTTGCAAGACCAAGATGTTTCCACTTCATTCTTTTCAGCCA ACTTGAAGTTTCTTCAGTTCCAAGTGACATGGATGCAGCTAATATCACCGTGTTTCTGGGAGGAAGTCTGCATAATTCTGCAACTTGGCTTCGTTGGAATCATATTGCTCCCTTTAGTTCAAAAGATTGCGAGCAAAACCAGCAGGAATATTGCAGCTCAAGCTTCAAAAGATTACCCCATCGTTGCAAAAGTCAGTCTTTCTTACAGAGCCAGCATTGTCTGTTCTAGTTTAATGCTATGCATTCATGTCCTAAAGCTACTGATGCTGCTATATAGCATGAATGACACTCGTTGCAACTCCAAACTTGAAGCTTATTCTTCAGAGATTGTGCCAGTGATTTCATGGGCAGTAACAATAATTGTAGTGTGCTTGGTTCCTAAAAGAAAGCACATTAGATTTCTTTGGATTCTAAGAACATGGTGGGCTTTCAGCTTCTTTTTTTCCATTACCTCCACAGTTCTTGATACTTACTTAAAAACAGAAGAGCATGGCTATCTTAAAATGATAGATTATGCAAACTTTATCAGTCTCCTTCCATCCTTTATCTTGCTGATTATATCAATCAGAGGGAAGACAGGTTTAATCTTTATTGATTCCCATAACATTGCTGAGCCACTTCTCAGTGGAAAAACTGATAAAGATTCGAACAAGAAAAGGGGATCTCCATATGGGAAAGCAACTCTTTTTCAACTCATTACCTTCTCTTGGCTCAACCAATTGTTTTCTGTGGGGATCAAGAAAACCTTAGAAGAAGATGATATCCCTGATGTTGATGTCAAGGACTCTGCAGAATTTTCTTCCTTTGCCTTTGATCAGAATCTAAAACAAGTTAGAGAGAAGGATGGTTCGACAAATCCATCTATATACAAAGCAATATTTCTGTTCATCAGGAAAAAAGCAGCAATTAATGCAATGTTTGCAGTGATAAGTGCAGGAGCATCATATGTTGGTCCATATCTGATTGATGACTTTGTGAACTTCCTAGCTGAGAAGAAAACCAGGGACATAAAAAGTGGATACGTTCTTGCACTAGCCTTTCTAGGTGCCAAGATGGTTGAGACAATAGCACAAAGGCAATGGATCTTTGGGGCCCGTCAGTTAGGCCTTCGGCTTAGAGCTTCTCTAATATCTTGCATATATAAGAAGGGACTAGTTTTGTCCAGTCCTTCTCGGCAAAGCCACACTAGTGGAGAGATCATCAACTATATGAGTGTAGATATCCAAAGATTCACAGATTTCATTTGGTACTTAAACATTATATGGATGTTGCCTATACAAATCTCATTAGCCATCTACATTTTGCACACAAGTCTAGGTTTGGGGTCTTTAGCAGCATTAGCTGCAACTTTAATTGTCATGTCTTGTAACATACCAATAGCAAGAATCCAGAAAAGATATCAATCTAAGATCATGGATGCAAAGGATGACAGGATGAAGGCTACTTCAGAAGTTCTTAGAAGCATGAAGACCATAAAACTTCAAGCATGGGACAGTCAGTTCCTTCACAAGCTAGAGAGCTTGAGAAAGGTAGAGTATAAGTGGTTATGGAAATCACTGAGATTGGCAGCAACTTCAGCTTTTATTTTCTGGGGATCACCAACGTTTATCTCTGTGGTGACTTTTGGGGCATGTATGCTAATGGGGATTCAGCTCACAGCTGGTAGAGTCTTGTCTGCACTGGCTACCTTCCGCATGTTACAAGACCCTATATTCAATTTACCTGATCTACTCTCAGTTATAGCACAGGCTAAAGTTTCAGCAGATAGAGTTGCTTCCTATCTCCAGGAAGAGGAAATACAGCAGGAGGCTGTTGAGCATGTTCCCAGAGATCAAACAAGTTTTGATGTTGAAGTTGACAACGGAAAATTCAGCTGGGACCCCGAATCAACTAATCCGACCCTCAATGGGGTGCAACTAAGAGTGAAGAGAGGGATGAAGGTGGCAATATGTGGAGCTGTGGGATCAGGCAAGTCTAGCTTGCTTTCATGTATTCTTGGAGAAATAGAGAAGTTGTCAGGTACCGTAAAAGTTAGTGGCACAAAGGCTTATGTTCCTCAGTCGCCATGGATATTGACTGGGAATATTAGGGAGAACATTTTATTTGGGAATCCTTATGACAATAACAAATATGACAGAACAGTGAAAGCATGTGCTTTGACAAAGGACTTTGAGCTATTTGCTTGTGGTGATTTAACGGAGATTGGAGAAAGAGGGATCAATATGAGTGGAGGACAAAAGCAAAGGATACAAATTGCTCGTGCAGTCTACCAGGATGCTGACATATATCTACTTGACGATCCATTCAGTGCTGTGGATGCTCATACGGGCACACAGCTGTTTGAG GACTGTTTGATGGGAATTCTCAAAGACAAGACTGTACTTTATGTTACTCACCAAGTTGAGTTTCTGCCTGCAGCCGACATCATTCTG GTGATGCAAAATGGAAGAATTGCACAAGCAGGCACATTCGATGAACTTCTGAAACAGAACATAGGATTTGGAAATTTAGTTGGTGCACATAAGAAAGCACTTGAATCTGTTGTGACAGTTGAAAATTCCAGTAAAACATGTCAAGATCTGGGAAGTGACGGTGAATCCGACACAGATTTGACTTCTAATGCCCAACAACTACAACAAAAGCATGGCTCGGATCGTCTCCACCCTCAAGAGATAACAGAAAATGGAGGAAAGCTAGTGCAAGATGAAGAAAGAGAGAAGGGAAGCATAGGGAAAGAAGTTTACTGGTCTTATATAACAACTGTAAAGGGTGGATTCTTGATTCCAATTATACTTTTGGCACAGTCATCATTCCAAGTATTACAGATTGCAAGTAACTACTGGATGGCATGGGCTTCACCTCCTACAAGTGAAACAGAACCTACATTGGGGATGAAGTTTGTATTACTCGTTTATTCGCTACTTGCTGTTGGAAGTTCACTTTGTGTGTTAGTGCGAGCTATGCTTGTGGCAGTAACAGGACTTTGGACGGCACAAACACTCTTCATTAACATGTTGCACAGTGTACTCCGTGCTCCAATGGCATTTTTTGATTCAACCCCAGCTGGAAGAATCTTAAATAGG GCATCTACCGACCAAAGTGTGCTAGACTTGGAAATGGCATCGAGATTAGGATGGTGTGCTTTCTCAATAATACAGATTCTCGGAACCATTGCAGTGATGTCACAGGTAGCATGGGAAGTGTTCGTCATCTTCATTCCCGTGACTGCAATTTGCTTATGGTACCAA CAATATTACATACCAACAGCAAGAGAACTGGCACGCTTAGCAGGAATACAAAGAGCTCCTATTCTCCACCACTTTGCAGAATCACTTGCTGGTGCAGCAGCAATCCGAGCATTTGATCAAGAAAATCGTTTCATTAATGCAAATCTTGGTCTCATTGACAACCATTCAAGGCCCTGGTTTCATAATGTCTCAGCAATGGAATGGCTTTCTTTCAGACTAAATCTACTGTCCAATTTTGTATTTGCTTTCTCATTGGTCGTGCTGGTGTCGCTTCCTGATGGAATCATTAATCCAA GCATTGCAGGACTGGCGGTTACATATGGAATAAATTTAAATGTTCAGCAAGCTTCAGTAATATGGAACATATGCAATGCAGAAAACAAGATGATCTCAGTAGAAAGAATACTTCAGTACTCAAACTTAGCTAGTGAATCAGCACTTGAGATTGAAGAGTGTAGACCCCATAATAACTGGCCTGAAGTTGGAACTATTTGCTTTAGAAACTTGGAG ATCCGTTATGCTGAGCATCTTCCATCTGTCCTAAAAAATATTAGCTGCACATTTCcaggaagaaaaaaaattggtgTTGTGGGAAGGACAGGAAGTGGGAAATCAACACTTATACAGGCTATTTTTAGGATTGTTGAGCCTAGAGAAGGGAGCATTATAATTGACAATGTGGACATTTGTAAGATAGGCCTTCATGACTTAAGATCAAGACTTAGTATTATACCACAGGACCCTACAATGTTTGAGGGAACCGTTCGAGGGAACCTTGATCCTCTCGTGCAATATTCGGATAATGAAGTATGGGAG GCTCTGGATAAATGCCAACTTGGTGAGATAGTGCGTGCAAAGGAAGAAAAGTTGGATGCTACAG TGATTGAAAATGGGGAAAACTGGAGTGTAGGCCAAAGGCAATTATTCTGTCTTGGAAGGGCATTGTTAAAGAAAAGCAGCATTCTTGTACTGGATGAAGCAACAGCATCAGTTGATTCTGCAACTGATGGAGTGATACAGAAGATTATTGATCAAGAGTTCAAAGATCGGACAGTTGTGACAATAGCACACAGAATTCACACTGTTATAGACAGTGATCTTATTTTGGTTCTAAGTGATG GAAGAGTTGCAGAGTTTGAGTCACCTGCGAAACTACTAGAACGAGAGGATTCATTATTCTCTAAGCTTATAAGGGAGTACTCAATGCGGTCTAAGACCTTTCAACAGCTTAAAAAATCTGCTTAA